The Pirellulimonas nuda genome includes a region encoding these proteins:
- a CDS encoding Uma2 family endonuclease, protein MIESTPQSDFFDAALLPLGDTGLPRPSCEIAALWPNQGEWSEAQYLSVALDTNHLVELVDGHIEVLPMPKRVHQLIVQWMFQPLDRHVRTHALGVVVVAAFSVRLRNRTFREPDIVFMLEENRGRISEDYFEGADLAIEVVSPDPKSRNRDYVEKLSDYARAGVSEYWIVDPEEQKITVLTLAEGAEAYAELGVFTSGQSAGSKLLDGFSVQVQDVFTAAQP, encoded by the coding sequence ATGATCGAATCGACGCCACAGTCTGATTTTTTCGACGCGGCCCTGCTGCCGCTCGGCGATACGGGTCTGCCCAGGCCCTCGTGTGAGATCGCTGCGCTTTGGCCGAATCAAGGCGAGTGGAGCGAGGCGCAGTACCTCAGCGTCGCCCTCGATACAAACCATCTTGTCGAGCTGGTGGACGGGCATATCGAGGTGCTGCCAATGCCGAAGCGAGTTCATCAGCTCATCGTCCAATGGATGTTTCAGCCGCTGGACCGACATGTTCGGACCCACGCATTGGGCGTTGTGGTTGTTGCCGCATTCAGCGTGCGTCTTCGGAATCGCACGTTCCGCGAGCCGGACATTGTGTTCATGCTGGAAGAAAATCGCGGCCGGATCAGCGAAGACTACTTCGAGGGCGCCGACCTAGCGATCGAGGTTGTCAGCCCCGACCCCAAGAGCCGCAATCGCGACTACGTAGAGAAACTCTCCGACTACGCCCGCGCCGGCGTGAGCGAGTACTGGATTGTGGATCCCGAGGAGCAGAAGATCACGGTGCTGACGCTGGCCGAGGGCGCCGAGGCTTATGCAGAACTCGGAGTGTTCACCTCAGGTCAGTCGGCCGGGTCGAAGTTGCTTGATGGCTTTTCGGTTCAAGTTCAAGATGTGTTCACGGCGGCACAACCCTAG
- the metG gene encoding methionine--tRNA ligase, giving the protein MPRRLLVTSALPYANGQIHIGHLVEYLMTDIWVRFQRLRGHECLYVCADDTHGTAIMIRARQEGRSEEALIEDMQRQHERDFDDFGIVFDNYGSTNSEENRQLCHVLWKAIRAAGLVKEKEIEQLYDPQAGTFLADRFVKGSCPKCKSPDQYGDNCDKCGSTYSPAELIDPRSTLSGAVPETRKALHLFIELEKLHGMLDEWTQTSGALQPEVANYLKGHFLGDALRDWDISRPAPYFGFEIADSPGNYWYVWFDAPIGYMASTQQWCDANDGKLNDWWPKADAPANDGREVHHFIGKDITYFHTLFWPGMLHAAGYRLPTKVHIHGFLTVDGEKMSKSKGTFVSARTYLDHLDPAYLRYFYASKLSSKVDDLDLSLEEFIAKVNTDLVNKVVNLASRSAKFAEKTGLSKTYPDDGGLFAAGAALSEEIAAAYEACDYGRAMRLVMQLADRANPYVEEAKPWELRKDAAEAQRLQDVCTVALNLFRQIVVYLAPVLPKLAEQTGELLGDPITGWDQAQEPLVGTPVNKFQHMLQRVEPAKVNAMIEDSKPAEQEATDAPIGAALTQFSDGPEPLAAEPLADECTYEDFTKVDLRVARVVAAEQVPEARKLLKLTLSLGGDQTRQVFAGIKAAYEPETLVGRLVVMAANLAPRQMKFGLSEGMVVASGPGGEEVFLLSPDEGAKPGQRVH; this is encoded by the coding sequence ATGCCCCGCCGCCTGCTCGTCACCTCCGCCCTGCCGTACGCCAACGGGCAGATCCACATCGGGCACCTGGTGGAGTACCTGATGACCGATATCTGGGTCCGCTTCCAGCGGCTCCGCGGTCACGAGTGCTTGTACGTGTGCGCGGACGACACCCACGGCACGGCGATCATGATCCGCGCCCGGCAGGAGGGCCGCAGCGAGGAGGCGCTCATCGAGGACATGCAGCGCCAGCACGAGCGCGACTTCGACGACTTCGGCATCGTGTTCGACAACTACGGCAGCACCAACAGCGAAGAGAACCGCCAGCTCTGCCACGTGCTGTGGAAGGCCATCCGTGCCGCGGGGCTGGTGAAAGAGAAGGAGATCGAGCAGCTCTACGACCCGCAGGCGGGCACGTTCCTGGCCGACCGGTTTGTGAAGGGGTCGTGCCCCAAGTGCAAATCGCCCGATCAGTACGGCGACAACTGCGACAAGTGCGGCAGCACCTACTCGCCGGCAGAGCTCATCGACCCCCGCAGCACGCTCAGCGGCGCCGTTCCCGAGACACGCAAGGCGCTCCACCTGTTCATCGAGCTCGAGAAGCTGCACGGCATGCTGGACGAGTGGACACAAACGTCCGGCGCGTTGCAACCGGAGGTCGCCAACTACCTCAAGGGGCACTTCCTGGGAGACGCCCTGCGGGACTGGGATATCAGCCGCCCGGCGCCCTACTTCGGGTTCGAGATCGCGGACTCGCCGGGCAACTACTGGTACGTGTGGTTCGACGCCCCCATCGGTTATATGGCCAGCACCCAGCAATGGTGCGACGCCAACGACGGAAAGCTTAACGACTGGTGGCCCAAGGCCGACGCTCCAGCAAACGACGGCCGCGAGGTGCACCACTTCATCGGCAAAGACATCACCTACTTCCACACGCTGTTCTGGCCCGGCATGCTGCACGCCGCCGGATACCGCCTGCCGACTAAGGTTCACATCCACGGGTTCTTGACCGTCGACGGCGAGAAGATGTCCAAGAGCAAGGGGACGTTCGTCTCTGCACGGACCTACCTCGACCACCTCGACCCCGCCTACCTGCGGTACTTCTACGCGTCGAAGCTCTCCAGCAAGGTCGACGACCTCGACCTGTCGTTGGAGGAGTTCATCGCCAAGGTGAACACCGACCTCGTCAACAAAGTGGTCAACCTGGCGAGCCGCTCGGCGAAGTTTGCGGAGAAGACGGGACTCAGCAAGACTTACCCAGACGACGGCGGACTATTCGCCGCGGGCGCCGCGCTCAGCGAAGAGATCGCCGCAGCGTACGAGGCGTGCGATTACGGCCGCGCGATGCGGCTGGTGATGCAGCTCGCTGATCGGGCCAACCCGTACGTCGAAGAGGCCAAGCCGTGGGAGCTGCGGAAGGACGCCGCCGAGGCGCAGCGGCTGCAAGACGTCTGCACCGTCGCGCTCAACCTGTTCCGGCAGATCGTGGTCTACCTGGCGCCGGTGCTTCCGAAGCTGGCCGAGCAGACCGGCGAGCTGCTGGGCGACCCGATCACCGGCTGGGACCAGGCGCAAGAGCCGCTGGTCGGCACGCCCGTCAACAAATTTCAACACATGCTCCAACGAGTCGAACCCGCCAAGGTGAACGCGATGATCGAAGACAGCAAACCAGCAGAGCAGGAAGCGACGGACGCCCCGATCGGCGCCGCATTGACGCAGTTCAGTGATGGACCCGAGCCCCTCGCAGCCGAGCCCCTGGCCGACGAGTGCACCTACGAAGACTTCACCAAGGTCGACTTGCGCGTCGCCCGCGTGGTTGCGGCCGAGCAGGTGCCGGAGGCCCGCAAGCTGCTGAAGCTGACCCTGAGCCTCGGCGGGGACCAGACGCGGCAGGTGTTCGCCGGCATCAAGGCGGCCTACGAGCCCGAGACGCTCGTGGGGCGGCTGGTGGTGATGGCCGCCAACCTAGCGCCGCGGCAGATGAAGTTCGGCCTGAGCGAAGGGATGGTGGTCGCCAGCGGCCCGGGTGGTGAAGAGGTATTCCTGCTGTCGCCCGATGAGGGGGCCAAGCCGGGGCAGCGCGTGCATTGA